Proteins from a genomic interval of Benincasa hispida cultivar B227 chromosome 7, ASM972705v1, whole genome shotgun sequence:
- the LOC120081621 gene encoding uncharacterized protein LOC120081621: MGISSAFPMERNPKGKLSPRYIEPYEIVERVGPAAYRLQLPKELARIHDVFHVSMLRKYVPAPMHILATQPVQIKEDLSYEEETIEIVDRKDQVRRNKTIPLVKVLWRNHRIEEATWEPEEQMKKRYPQLFK; encoded by the coding sequence ATGGGTATTTCTTCGGCTTTCCCCATGGAAAGGAATCCaaaagggaagttaagtccACGATACATCGAACCATATGAAATTGTGGAACGGGTTGGTCCAGCAGCTTATAGGCTGCAGTTGCCAAAGGAGCTAGCTCGTATTCACGATGTATTTCATGTGTCGATGCTAAGGAAATACGTACCTGCTCCTATGCACATACTAGCAACACAACCAGTACAGAtcaaagaagatttatcttaTGAGGAGGAGACCATCGAGATCGTGGACAGGAAAGACCAAGTACGCAGAAATAAGACAATTCCTTTGGTGAAGGTGCTATGGCGTAATCATAGAATTGAGGAAGCTACCTGGGAACCTGAAGAGCAAATGAAAAAGAGatatcctcaacttttcaaatga